The following proteins are encoded in a genomic region of Galbibacter sp. BG1:
- a CDS encoding alpha-L-arabinofuranosidase C-terminal domain-containing protein, which yields MRTTLSILALITITLLQAQNTTPDTAVLKVNFKKTQPLNHLLFGHFLEKCNWGGETGADTGWDKQNNALREDVGKLLDSIEPPIVRFPGGTDIDYYQWTELVDNAYDRENPERPPYDGRDGNVISQNELGFDEFLSLSEKLSFEPLLVVNLGDAYFKKKTVEEAASYAASLVAYCNAPIDANLPEKYLKWAQLRLKNGRKEPYNVKYFQIGNEVWVFDKEKMGRNKKLEKSFVEEYYKILETYIAEMRSVDENIKIIIEGNLTGFSTTARQYLGDSFDLLAYHHYTPWGMTEALNKKGESVEVSDEELYYAFVSVPSFKKETGLSYIDDIVFTTLLEKDIPIAMTEWNWNGWISGDLKKAGHKDSKMAQGIGAASYLHAMMRNSDAIKLANQSMLIGNSWGINTIHIDKKTNKAEIFPTGLATMLYGKNHGDRVAESQLQNSDYFEQPYKVGTLNPSDKVNFLDAVVSEDDQSIYVHLINRDYKNTRKVQLDLGKTTVTDQAEQKTLTGAIYPENEDIASINTKILNFEKDEKVIELAPHSINIIVLDKE from the coding sequence ATGAGAACTACACTTTCTATTTTAGCATTAATAACCATTACATTACTACAAGCACAAAACACAACTCCCGATACGGCAGTCTTAAAAGTTAACTTCAAAAAAACCCAACCGCTAAACCATTTATTGTTTGGCCATTTCCTGGAAAAATGCAACTGGGGTGGAGAAACTGGCGCAGACACTGGTTGGGATAAGCAAAATAATGCCCTTCGGGAAGATGTAGGAAAGTTGCTGGATTCCATAGAACCACCCATAGTACGTTTTCCTGGCGGCACCGATATTGACTATTATCAATGGACAGAATTAGTAGATAATGCCTACGACCGGGAAAATCCCGAAAGACCTCCTTATGATGGACGGGACGGAAATGTGATCTCTCAAAACGAATTGGGTTTCGACGAATTTCTTTCCCTTTCCGAAAAGCTCAGTTTTGAACCACTTCTAGTGGTAAACCTAGGCGATGCTTATTTTAAAAAGAAAACGGTGGAAGAAGCAGCCAGCTATGCAGCTTCCCTAGTAGCCTATTGCAACGCCCCAATAGATGCCAATCTTCCAGAGAAATATTTAAAATGGGCACAACTCCGTCTCAAAAACGGAAGAAAAGAGCCCTACAATGTAAAGTATTTCCAGATTGGAAATGAGGTGTGGGTCTTCGATAAAGAGAAAATGGGAAGAAATAAAAAGCTAGAGAAAAGCTTTGTAGAAGAATACTATAAAATTTTAGAAACATACATCGCCGAAATGCGATCTGTAGATGAAAATATAAAAATCATTATTGAAGGGAATCTCACCGGTTTTTCTACCACTGCCCGACAATATTTAGGAGATTCTTTTGATTTATTGGCATATCACCATTATACCCCTTGGGGAATGACAGAAGCATTGAACAAAAAAGGGGAATCGGTAGAAGTTTCTGATGAAGAACTTTACTATGCCTTTGTTTCTGTGCCAAGCTTTAAAAAAGAAACAGGCCTTTCTTATATAGACGACATTGTATTTACCACACTTTTAGAAAAAGATATCCCAATAGCGATGACAGAATGGAATTGGAATGGGTGGATAAGTGGCGATCTAAAAAAGGCCGGACATAAAGATTCTAAAATGGCACAGGGTATTGGAGCTGCTTCCTACCTTCATGCTATGATGCGAAATTCTGATGCCATTAAACTTGCTAATCAATCCATGTTAATTGGAAATAGTTGGGGAATTAACACTATTCATATTGATAAAAAAACCAATAAGGCAGAAATTTTCCCTACTGGCCTCGCTACCATGCTGTATGGCAAAAACCATGGAGATCGCGTAGCGGAAAGTCAACTACAGAATAGTGATTACTTTGAACAACCTTATAAGGTGGGGACTTTAAATCCATCAGATAAAGTGAACTTTTTAGATGCCGTAGTGTCTGAAGATGACCAGAGCATTTATGTACATCTTATAAATAGGGATTATAAAAATACCAGAAAAGTACAATTGGACTTGGGAAAGACAACAGTTACCGATCAAGCTGAACAGAAAACACTTACTGGAGCGATTTATCCTGAAAATGAAGACATAGCCTCTATAAATACAAAAATCTTAAATTTTGAAAAGGACGAAAAAGTAATAGAACTTGCGCCACACTCCATAAATATAATTGTACTGGACAAAGAGTAA
- a CDS encoding BLUF domain-containing protein yields the protein MNKLDSLALLKELAQFFEGTVNHTKDGGELHFDSPNGTGTIKSVMLFDGLEVMLFNMTLHTSLELNYKCTNNAYLHFLSIQEGMLQHRFLKDELTETALRFQNIIVGSVNDNPSIFHLPQKTKLKFGLISVFKNDDRKTVIESRGQLPLLLNEILKNFVKGHTYKYFGTISDRDAKYLKLLYEEGKNKLENRLRQEACVFHLLASKLRDHEENRKIESKKDDLSYTEITKILNLSEYISNNIEKPLKLQHLERESGLNQKRIQYGFQQFFGFSVNKYIANLRIIMAKELLEKTDLSISEIVFKIGLSSRSYFSRIFSEKYGILPKEYKKNHHLSNPTFELCYYSTEAKDLRTEDFKHILEAANRFNKEHNISGCLIYHNGHFMQLLEGPKEIIEDLYEHIKQDKRHRKIHLMFSGFKSGRIFKEWSMAFIEQPSVFSMHNLNDFKLLNVDILMMLDKNSKTKNDNVLQTKLMWENARNALLMQNEGTLTI from the coding sequence GTGAATAAATTAGATTCATTAGCACTCTTAAAAGAATTAGCTCAATTTTTCGAAGGCACTGTAAATCATACCAAAGATGGAGGTGAATTACATTTCGATTCACCCAATGGAACGGGTACTATAAAAAGTGTGATGTTGTTTGATGGATTGGAAGTTATGCTTTTCAATATGACGTTACATACTTCCCTAGAACTCAATTATAAGTGTACGAACAATGCGTATCTTCATTTCCTCTCTATTCAAGAAGGAATGCTTCAACATCGATTTTTAAAAGATGAATTAACAGAAACGGCACTTCGATTTCAAAATATTATTGTGGGAAGCGTAAACGATAATCCGAGCATCTTTCATTTACCTCAAAAAACAAAGCTTAAATTCGGACTTATTTCAGTTTTTAAAAATGATGATAGAAAAACTGTTATTGAATCACGTGGCCAATTGCCACTTCTTTTAAATGAAATACTGAAAAATTTTGTTAAGGGTCATACCTATAAATATTTTGGAACGATTTCAGACAGGGATGCGAAATATTTGAAATTACTTTACGAGGAAGGGAAGAACAAATTGGAGAACCGCTTAAGGCAAGAGGCTTGTGTTTTTCATTTACTGGCTTCCAAGCTTAGGGATCACGAGGAGAATAGAAAAATTGAATCGAAAAAAGACGATCTGTCTTATACCGAAATAACCAAAATTTTAAATCTAAGCGAATACATAAGTAATAATATAGAGAAACCTTTAAAGTTACAGCATCTAGAAAGGGAAAGCGGACTAAATCAAAAAAGGATTCAATATGGTTTTCAGCAGTTTTTCGGTTTCAGTGTCAATAAATACATAGCCAATTTGCGTATTATAATGGCGAAAGAGCTTTTGGAGAAAACAGATCTTAGCATATCTGAAATAGTTTTTAAAATCGGCTTGAGCAGCCGAAGTTATTTTTCCCGTATATTTTCTGAAAAATATGGGATCCTACCAAAAGAATACAAAAAGAATCATCACTTATCCAATCCAACTTTCGAACTGTGTTACTATTCTACTGAAGCTAAGGATCTAAGAACTGAAGATTTTAAACATATACTGGAAGCTGCCAATAGGTTCAATAAAGAGCACAATATCTCGGGTTGTTTAATTTATCATAATGGCCATTTTATGCAGCTGTTGGAAGGCCCAAAAGAGATCATAGAAGACCTATATGAGCACATAAAACAGGATAAAAGACACCGTAAAATTCACTTAATGTTTTCTGGGTTTAAATCTGGAAGGATTTTTAAAGAATGGAGCATGGCTTTTATAGAACAGCCTTCGGTTTTTAGTATGCATAATTTGAACGACTTTAAACTTCTAAATGTGGATATTTTAATGATGTTGGATAAAAATTCCAAAACCAAAAATGATAATGTGCTTCAAACCAAATTGATGTGGGAGAATGCAAGAAACGCTTTATTAATGCAAAATGAAGGAACTCTTACGATATAA
- a CDS encoding LETM1-related biofilm-associated protein yields MNPSAQGWIDKFASLVKTQKKHYGNFEELHKEMRKHGFIYGANITVPASLNTTTELSEDEKAKVNLLYALYQTYSLEQIENASFKNFLTSLLNFYEELEAEKLSFFDTIFSGSKKTARLEKIIHNRVYILDNILTKNFHKVLTNSLLHIDVIIYHKYLLGEKELRDYAEKLELILINLAYHAINMKVEKTENDRQLLKLLNASIIYGSLTEKKFDGSYRSLLKADFSLPEKKYFLDMVCLSAWEDHSLNYKESEFIFGTTRDLALEEYHAIEAIEHVSIFFEKHKHEVSLFKNANPVKQFFDNSHSLVNKLIKRNSKRLKKELKDSKELLTLLGKSTTTDLTLEERKKIKDQLLDIFKTIPSLAIFALPGGAILLPIFIKLIPKLLPSAFDDNRVEEDEEE; encoded by the coding sequence ATGAACCCCTCTGCCCAAGGTTGGATTGATAAGTTTGCCTCACTGGTAAAGACCCAGAAAAAGCATTATGGCAATTTTGAAGAATTGCATAAAGAAATGCGCAAACACGGGTTTATATATGGCGCGAATATTACCGTTCCGGCCTCTTTAAATACCACTACGGAACTTTCAGAGGATGAAAAGGCAAAGGTTAATCTATTATATGCGCTGTACCAAACATACTCGCTTGAGCAAATTGAAAATGCTTCTTTTAAAAATTTCTTAACGTCTTTACTGAATTTTTATGAAGAATTGGAAGCAGAAAAACTTTCTTTTTTCGACACCATTTTTTCGGGTTCCAAGAAAACTGCCAGGCTTGAAAAAATAATTCATAATAGAGTTTACATTTTAGATAACATCCTTACCAAAAATTTCCATAAGGTGCTTACCAATTCTCTTTTGCATATAGATGTTATTATTTACCATAAATATTTGTTAGGTGAAAAAGAGCTTCGTGATTACGCCGAAAAGTTGGAACTGATTTTAATAAATCTAGCGTATCATGCCATTAATATGAAGGTTGAAAAAACGGAAAATGACCGCCAGTTACTAAAACTGCTTAATGCGTCCATTATTTATGGGAGCTTAACAGAAAAGAAATTTGACGGAAGCTATCGCTCTTTGCTAAAAGCCGATTTTTCCCTGCCAGAAAAGAAATATTTTTTGGATATGGTTTGCCTTTCTGCCTGGGAAGACCACTCTTTAAACTACAAAGAATCGGAATTTATCTTTGGAACCACTAGAGACCTTGCCCTTGAAGAATACCATGCCATAGAAGCCATAGAGCACGTGAGCATCTTTTTTGAAAAACATAAACATGAGGTTTCCTTATTTAAAAATGCAAACCCTGTAAAGCAGTTCTTCGACAACTCCCATAGCCTGGTAAACAAGCTTATAAAAAGAAACAGCAAGCGCTTAAAAAAAGAACTTAAAGACAGTAAGGAGCTCCTTACCCTTTTAGGCAAGTCTACCACCACCGATCTCACCCTGGAAGAACGAAAAAAAATAAAAGATCAACTTCTAGACATATTTAAAACAATTCCCTCTTTAGCAATTTTTGCGTTGCCCGGGGGCGCTATACTCCTACCCATCTTTATAAAACTTATCCCGAAGTTATTACCTTCTGCCTTCGACGATAATCGCGTTGAAGAGGATGAAGAAGAATAA
- a CDS encoding SGNH/GDSL hydrolase family protein encodes MITKNIFGIVLVFCSYFSLTTSDLKVFTNFSDTESFEIQGRTSATSNGLELISSASSLSFKPSGDALELYVSSTSGEQNYIEISVNGNYMDKYLIEKQGTTSISIDLPSAEVNTIVVYKATEATSGGVLIHKIEAEDLGKIENNHALTIEFIGDSITCGMGGDTEEIPCGTGKNWFDQHSAYYSYGSQIALRLNANFTLSCVSGMGMYRNWNDEDQHVMPDVYNTLYLNADESNKWKPVVTPDIVSICLGTNDLSNGDGKKPRTNFSKEKFTQNYIDFVGMIYKKYPQIKVVLLNSPMVKGADNELLLECLQKVQNTYKNTNEIYLFKFRDINPTGCTTHPAIKEHAEMARQMVPKFKSIAL; translated from the coding sequence ATGATTACCAAAAATATCTTCGGAATCGTGCTCGTTTTTTGTAGCTACTTTTCTTTAACGACCAGCGACCTAAAAGTCTTTACCAATTTTTCTGATACTGAAAGCTTCGAAATACAAGGGAGAACCTCTGCCACTTCAAACGGTCTGGAATTGATAAGTTCTGCGTCTTCGCTCTCTTTTAAACCTTCAGGGGATGCTCTAGAATTGTATGTTTCTTCTACTTCCGGAGAACAGAATTACATTGAAATTTCGGTGAACGGGAATTATATGGATAAGTATTTAATTGAAAAACAAGGAACCACATCAATTAGTATAGATTTACCAAGCGCTGAGGTTAATACCATTGTTGTTTATAAAGCTACGGAAGCCACTAGTGGAGGGGTTTTAATCCATAAAATTGAAGCAGAAGATTTAGGGAAAATCGAAAATAACCACGCTTTAACAATTGAATTTATTGGAGATTCCATTACCTGCGGTATGGGAGGGGATACAGAAGAAATACCATGTGGTACTGGGAAAAACTGGTTCGACCAGCACAGTGCTTATTACTCCTACGGATCTCAAATAGCACTAAGATTAAATGCCAATTTTACGCTTAGCTGTGTTTCGGGGATGGGCATGTACCGAAACTGGAACGATGAAGATCAACACGTAATGCCCGACGTTTATAACACCCTTTATTTAAACGCGGATGAAAGCAACAAGTGGAAGCCTGTTGTAACTCCCGATATTGTTTCTATTTGTTTGGGCACGAACGATTTATCCAACGGAGATGGAAAGAAGCCTCGTACCAACTTTAGTAAAGAAAAGTTCACACAAAATTATATCGATTTTGTAGGAATGATCTATAAAAAATATCCCCAGATAAAAGTGGTTTTGTTAAACAGCCCGATGGTAAAAGGAGCGGACAATGAGTTGCTGTTGGAATGCTTACAGAAAGTGCAAAACACCTATAAAAACACAAACGAAATTTATCTATTTAAGTTTCGCGACATCAATCCAACCGGATGCACAACACATCCCGCCATTAAAGAGCATGCTGAAATGGCTAGACAAATGGTTCCTAAATTTAAAAGTATAGCGCTCTAA
- a CDS encoding aldo/keto reductase, giving the protein MKKYKPSENRYQEMQYRRCGKSGIDLPLLSLGLWHNFGDHADFDNAAKLLRTAFDHGITHFDLANNYGPPYGTAEKNFGKIFKRDFKKYRDELIISTKAGYDMWPGALWKLGIPKVFDI; this is encoded by the coding sequence ATGAAAAAATATAAGCCTTCCGAAAATAGGTATCAAGAAATGCAATACAGAAGATGTGGTAAAAGCGGAATAGATTTACCCTTATTGTCTCTAGGCTTATGGCATAATTTTGGAGATCATGCAGATTTTGATAATGCTGCTAAACTCTTACGTACTGCCTTTGATCATGGTATAACCCATTTCGATTTGGCCAATAATTACGGCCCTCCCTACGGAACGGCAGAAAAGAACTTCGGAAAAATTTTTAAAAGGGATTTTAAAAAGTACCGGGATGAACTCATTATTTCTACAAAAGCGGGGTACGATATGTGGCCGGGGGCCTTATGGAAATTGGGGATCCCGAAAGTATTTGATATCTAG
- a CDS encoding aldo/keto reductase, whose translation MNSLFLQKRGTICGRGPYGNWGSRKYLISSLDQSLRRMKLDYVDIFYHHRPDPNMPLEETMGALDQIVRQGKALYVGVSNYKAEETQQAAKILKEQGTPFLIHQPRYNMMDRWVEDGLLDVFTKTGIGSIAFSPLEQGILTSKYLGGIPEDSRAAKKGTYLDSSKITPELISKIKALNEIAVKRGQSLAQMAIAWLLKDERITSVLIGVSKVSQLKDNLEALNNIKFTKTELNMIDKIILEK comes from the coding sequence ATGAACTCATTATTTCTACAAAAGCGGGGTACGATATGTGGCCGGGGGCCTTATGGAAATTGGGGATCCCGAAAGTATTTGATATCTAGTTTGGATCAGTCGTTAAGAAGAATGAAACTGGATTATGTGGATATTTTTTATCACCACCGTCCAGACCCGAATATGCCTTTGGAAGAAACCATGGGAGCTTTAGATCAAATTGTGAGGCAAGGTAAGGCTTTGTATGTAGGGGTTTCTAACTACAAAGCAGAAGAAACCCAACAAGCAGCTAAAATTTTAAAAGAGCAAGGGACACCATTTTTAATCCATCAACCTAGATATAATATGATGGACCGATGGGTAGAAGATGGGCTCCTAGATGTTTTTACAAAGACCGGTATTGGGAGTATTGCTTTTTCTCCCTTAGAACAAGGGATTCTTACCTCTAAATACCTAGGTGGAATTCCAGAGGACTCAAGGGCGGCTAAAAAAGGAACGTATTTAGATTCCTCTAAAATTACTCCAGAATTAATTAGTAAGATTAAAGCCTTAAACGAAATTGCCGTTAAAAGAGGTCAAAGTCTTGCGCAAATGGCTATCGCATGGCTTTTAAAGGATGAGCGTATAACATCCGTTTTAATAGGGGTAAGTAAGGTCTCGCAGTTAAAAGATAACCTGGAAGCTCTTAATAATATAAAGTTTACAAAAACGGAGCTCAACATGATCGATAAAATTATATTGGAGAAGTAA
- a CDS encoding Gfo/Idh/MocA family protein, translated as MSFYINRRNFLKSATAATLFTAYGAYGHRLMFPSKKLKVGLIGTGWYGKSDLMRLIQVTDVEVVALCDVDRKMLHEASTLVVQRNKQTKAPRLFNDYRTMLSSEEMDIVLIGTPDHWHALNTIEALKAGCHVYVQKPTGVDVMEGEAMIKATQKYNKVVQVGLQRRSTPHLINAKKNIVEAGLLGKIGHVEMCCYYHMRANGTREEQPIPEFFDYDMWCGPAPKLNYTGLPHRQWWRARMEYSNGVMGDMCVHMLDAVRWMLGLGWPKSIQSKGGIYVEKGGFANTADSQTAIFEYEDFNCVWNHRTWGNPTDPEYPWAFFIYGENGVLKASVKKYEFISNDGKTHIKKDVVYERKKFPEDLKEKNIELHTAPATRGHMLDFLSAIDQGTKPIANIEEGHISSASCIMANLSVELGRPLQYDANSYTFINDAEANQFLSRTYRKGWKHPYPKDFS; from the coding sequence ATGTCTTTTTATATTAACCGAAGGAACTTTTTAAAGTCCGCTACAGCTGCAACACTATTCACTGCTTATGGCGCCTATGGGCATCGTTTAATGTTTCCATCAAAAAAACTTAAAGTAGGTTTAATAGGAACCGGTTGGTACGGCAAAAGCGATTTAATGCGACTTATACAGGTTACCGATGTGGAAGTGGTTGCGCTATGCGATGTAGATCGAAAAATGCTTCATGAAGCTTCTACCCTTGTTGTCCAACGAAATAAGCAAACCAAAGCCCCCCGTCTTTTCAATGACTACAGAACCATGCTTTCTTCTGAAGAAATGGACATTGTTTTAATTGGAACACCCGACCATTGGCATGCATTAAACACCATTGAAGCCCTGAAAGCTGGGTGCCATGTATATGTACAGAAACCAACAGGAGTAGATGTAATGGAAGGGGAAGCGATGATAAAAGCTACCCAAAAATACAATAAAGTAGTTCAAGTGGGACTGCAAAGAAGAAGCACCCCTCACCTAATTAATGCGAAAAAAAACATAGTGGAAGCTGGCCTACTAGGAAAAATTGGCCATGTAGAAATGTGTTGCTATTACCATATGCGAGCTAATGGAACTAGGGAAGAACAACCCATACCAGAATTTTTTGATTATGATATGTGGTGTGGCCCGGCTCCCAAATTAAATTACACAGGCCTACCCCATCGACAATGGTGGCGGGCACGAATGGAGTACAGCAACGGTGTTATGGGCGATATGTGCGTACACATGCTGGATGCCGTTAGATGGATGTTGGGTTTAGGTTGGCCAAAAAGCATTCAGTCTAAAGGGGGTATTTATGTTGAAAAAGGTGGTTTTGCCAATACAGCAGATTCTCAAACCGCTATTTTCGAATACGAAGATTTCAATTGTGTTTGGAACCACCGTACCTGGGGAAACCCAACAGATCCAGAATATCCATGGGCATTTTTTATTTATGGGGAAAATGGAGTTTTAAAAGCCAGTGTAAAGAAATATGAGTTTATATCCAACGATGGCAAGACCCATATTAAAAAAGATGTGGTCTACGAACGGAAAAAATTTCCAGAAGACCTTAAAGAAAAAAATATCGAACTGCATACCGCACCTGCTACTAGAGGGCATATGCTGGATTTTTTGAGTGCTATAGACCAAGGCACCAAACCCATAGCCAATATTGAAGAGGGGCATATTTCTTCTGCCAGTTGTATAATGGCAAACCTATCGGTGGAGCTTGGTAGACCGCTTCAATACGACGCCAACTCTTATACTTTTATTAATGATGCAGAGGCGAACCAATTTTTATCCAGAACATATAGAAAAGGATGGAAACACCCTTATCCCAAAGATTTTAGCTAA
- a CDS encoding C40 family peptidase — translation MQYGICHLSIVPLRTEPQHTGELSSQVLYGEHFKVLEQRKHWSRIRLAFDKYEGWIENIQYQLIDEELYQTIEAETMVLSSDLVEFIYDAQNNLIPIPLGCNINCASHLNANFDGERKSGVLPKENIVEAALLYINSPYLWGGKTPFGIDGSGLAQMVYKLNGYKLSRDAAQQAKQGEPLSFIEESEPGDLAFFDDEEGNIIHVGIIMKDNYIIHSHGKVRIDRLDHTGIFNVDKKVHTHKLRVIKKIV, via the coding sequence ATGCAATACGGTATTTGTCATCTAAGTATTGTTCCTTTACGTACCGAACCCCAACATACAGGAGAATTAAGCTCTCAAGTGCTATATGGCGAACATTTTAAAGTGTTGGAACAGCGTAAACATTGGAGTAGAATTCGGTTGGCTTTTGACAAATACGAAGGTTGGATTGAAAACATCCAATACCAGCTTATAGACGAAGAACTTTACCAAACTATAGAAGCCGAAACTATGGTTCTATCTTCAGACTTGGTTGAATTTATCTATGATGCACAAAACAATTTAATCCCGATACCTTTAGGGTGCAACATAAATTGCGCTTCCCACTTAAATGCCAATTTCGATGGGGAGCGCAAAAGTGGTGTCCTTCCGAAGGAAAACATAGTAGAAGCAGCCCTTTTGTACATTAACAGTCCCTACCTCTGGGGAGGAAAAACCCCATTTGGCATAGACGGATCTGGGCTGGCTCAAATGGTCTACAAATTGAATGGTTACAAACTCTCCAGGGATGCCGCTCAGCAAGCAAAACAGGGAGAACCCCTTAGCTTTATTGAGGAAAGTGAACCCGGGGACCTCGCTTTTTTTGATGATGAGGAGGGAAACATTATCCATGTCGGCATCATCATGAAAGATAATTATATTATCCATTCCCACGGAAAAGTACGGATCGATCGTTTAGACCATACCGGTATTTTTAATGTGGATAAAAAAGTGCACACCCACAAGCTTCGTGTCATCAAGAAAATAGTGTAA
- a CDS encoding acetyl-CoA C-acyltransferase codes for MKKVVIVSAARTPIGSFLGALSTVAAPKLGSIAIKGALDKIKLDPSLVEEVLMGNVVQAGEGQAPARQAAIYAGIPDTVPCTTVNKVCASGMKAVMQGAQAIALGDASIIVAGGMENMSLIPHYVHMRKGTKFGPGKLEDGLQKDGLVDAYDQNAMGVCGDACATEYGFSREDQDAFAVQSYQRSAKAWEEGKFDNEVVPVEVPQRRGDALVVKEDEEYKNVKLEKIASLRPAFSKDGTVTAANASTINDGAGAVVLMSEEKAKELGLKPLATIISYADAAQEPKWFTTAPAKALPKALAKANLELDDIDFFEFNEAFSVVGLANMKILGLNDTNVNVNGGAVSLGHPLGCSGVRILITLLSVLEQNNGKRGAAAICNGGGGASAIVVERN; via the coding sequence ATGAAGAAAGTGGTTATAGTTTCGGCTGCAAGAACGCCAATAGGAAGTTTTTTAGGTGCACTTTCAACAGTTGCTGCACCAAAATTAGGTTCCATCGCAATAAAAGGAGCATTAGATAAAATAAAATTAGATCCCTCTTTAGTGGAAGAAGTATTAATGGGGAATGTGGTTCAAGCTGGTGAAGGCCAAGCACCAGCCCGTCAAGCCGCCATTTACGCAGGAATCCCAGATACCGTTCCATGTACTACGGTAAATAAAGTATGTGCCAGTGGCATGAAAGCGGTAATGCAAGGAGCACAAGCAATTGCGCTTGGCGATGCTTCTATAATTGTTGCAGGTGGTATGGAAAATATGAGTTTGATTCCACATTATGTGCACATGCGCAAGGGCACTAAATTTGGTCCAGGAAAATTGGAAGACGGCCTTCAAAAAGATGGCTTGGTAGACGCCTATGACCAAAATGCAATGGGTGTCTGCGGGGATGCCTGTGCTACCGAATATGGTTTTAGCAGAGAAGATCAAGATGCTTTTGCCGTACAGTCTTACCAAAGATCTGCGAAGGCATGGGAAGAAGGAAAATTTGATAATGAAGTAGTTCCAGTAGAAGTACCACAAAGACGTGGAGATGCTTTGGTGGTAAAAGAAGACGAAGAATATAAGAACGTTAAGCTGGAAAAAATAGCATCGCTAAGACCAGCATTCAGTAAAGACGGTACTGTTACTGCTGCCAACGCTTCCACTATTAACGATGGCGCCGGAGCCGTGGTTTTAATGAGTGAAGAAAAGGCGAAAGAATTAGGACTTAAGCCACTGGCTACCATAATAAGCTATGCCGACGCTGCCCAAGAGCCGAAATGGTTTACGACGGCACCTGCAAAAGCATTGCCGAAAGCTTTAGCAAAAGCAAATTTAGAATTAGATGATATCGATTTCTTTGAATTTAATGAAGCTTTTTCTGTGGTTGGCCTGGCCAATATGAAAATTTTAGGATTAAATGATACCAATGTAAATGTAAACGGGGGCGCCGTTTCTTTAGGCCATCCATTAGGATGTTCTGGAGTGCGTATTTTAATTACGCTTCTTAGCGTTTTAGAGCAAAATAACGGTAAAAGAGGTGCTGCAGCTATATGTAATGGCGGCGGAGGTGCTTCTGCAATAGTGGTAGAGAGAAATTAA